A region from the Fusobacterium varium genome encodes:
- the trbC gene encoding conjugal transfer protein TrbC: MKKLKQKSKGVRKYLILLTLMTISLSAMATTADAPWLSVFDKLMNILVGPTARIIAILAVALVGLKMIFGQMEEGGKQGMKAAMGIALMFFASTWVPSFFGYSGSVLIG; the protein is encoded by the coding sequence ATGAAAAAACTGAAACAAAAATCTAAGGGAGTGAGAAAGTATTTAATACTTTTAACACTAATGACAATTAGTCTAAGTGCTATGGCTACTACAGCAGACGCACCTTGGCTTAGTGTATTTGACAAACTAATGAATATTTTAGTTGGTCCAACAGCAAGAATAATAGCTATCCTTGCAGTTGCTTTAGTAGGACTAAAAATGATTTTCGGTCAAATGGAGGAAGGAGGAAAACAAGGTATGAAAGCAGCAATGGGGATAGCCCTCATGTTTTTTGCTAGTACATGGGTTCCGAGTTTCTTTGGATATAGTGGTTCTGTATTAATTGGGTAA
- the trbF gene encoding conjugal transfer protein TrbF, protein MAGFMNFKPKKGLKGQKMKSLNSLDPGTNLYLQMANQCKKWQLAFIATFILLVLSGIAYFNLSKEVRIKPYVVEVNKEAGEIKTIGVIDNIKYTIDDKLIYSVLSDHVINTRTISLDIVFCYKTIKRQYNFVDKVAGLKLNEIVAREEIDKKIQQQQSRDVKITSLLKLSENNYQVRWLERSYTKGSLETVEKMAGIFTVKILAPATEEAKIINPLGITITDFNFAPEITGQGEK, encoded by the coding sequence ATGGCAGGTTTTATGAATTTCAAACCTAAGAAAGGATTGAAAGGTCAGAAAATGAAAAGTTTAAATTCTCTTGACCCTGGTACTAATCTTTACCTACAGATGGCAAATCAATGTAAAAAGTGGCAATTAGCTTTTATTGCCACTTTCATACTACTTGTTTTATCAGGGATAGCCTACTTCAATCTATCCAAAGAAGTAAGAATAAAACCATATGTAGTAGAGGTTAATAAGGAAGCAGGAGAGATAAAAACAATAGGTGTGATAGATAACATTAAATATACAATAGATGATAAACTCATTTATTCTGTACTATCAGACCATGTGATAAACACTAGAACAATTTCTTTAGATATAGTTTTTTGCTACAAAACTATTAAAAGACAGTATAACTTTGTTGATAAAGTAGCTGGATTAAAACTAAATGAAATTGTTGCAAGAGAGGAAATAGACAAGAAAATTCAACAGCAACAAAGTAGAGATGTAAAAATTACTTCTCTTTTAAAACTTAGTGAGAATAACTATCAAGTAAGGTGGCTTGAAAGAAGTTACACCAAAGGAAGTCTAGAAACAGTAGAAAAAATGGCTGGAATATTTACTGTGAAAATATTAGCACCAGCTACAGAGGAAGCAAAAATTATAAATCCTTTAGGAATAACTATAACAGATTTTAATTT